The Bacteroidota bacterium region CGGTCGCCGCCTTTTCGCCAGCACGACCGCCACCGAAGTTCTTTTCGCCGATATGGATCAATCCGTTGAGAAAGGTGCCATTGGTAAGGACAACGGTTTTGCCTGGGATTTCGATTCCCATACTCGTCTTGACACCTACCACCCGTCCGTCTTTGACGACAAGTTCGCGGACCATCTCCTGCCAGAAATCAACATTGGGCGTTTGCTCCAGCATCAGGCGCCACTCTTCGGCAAAGCGCATACGGTCACTTTGCGCGCGCGGGCTCCACATAGCAGGACCCTTGGAACGGTTGAGCATTCTAAACTGGATCATCGTTTTGTCTGTGACGATCCCCGAATACCCGCCCATGGCATCGATCTCTCTGACAAGTTGCCCTTTGGCGACACCACCCATGGCTGGATTGCATGACATCTGGGCGATGGTGTTCATGTTCATGGTGGTAAGCAGCACCTTCATGCCCATGTTGGCGGCAGCCGCAGCGGCCTCACAACCGGCATGGCCGGCACCGACCACGATCACATCATAATTTGGAAACATGCTGCAAAGTTAATTGAGAATTGTCTGCTGACAGCGATTCAAATGAAATTGGTCGATAGGTGCCAAACGCTGCGTTCAGGTGGAGTTGCCCGTTCAGCGGAAAACTTAAGCGGACCTCGTGAAATTGTTCCACGTGGAACAATTCATGTTGGCAGCACGATGATCGGCTTGCAAAGGCTTTGGAGAAAATTGGAATTTCGAAGGGCAAGAATACAGGCCTATCGTCGGCAGAAATTGTTCCACGTGGAACAGTCACCACTTCCAGCAATGACCAACACTTACACGTAGTGCATCCGTACATTACCGAGGAAACATGGCTATGGCCGCGTCTTCCGCAGCACGCATTTCCTTTTTTGATTTGGCGTCTTTGTCTTTGAATCCGGCAAGATGCAGAAGCCCGTGCGCCATCACGCGGTGGAGCTCATCCCCGAATGCCACTCCAAATGATGCGGCATTCTCTCGCACACGTTCGACACTGATGTAGATATCAGCTGCCAAATCCTTGGAATCTTCCTCAGAGTGTGGGAATGTAATAATGTCGGTCAGCGTATCGTGCTTCAGAAAATCCTGGTTCAGACCCAACAAATAGGCATCAGAAACAAAAATGTAATTGATCTCCTGTACCGTGCAACCGTGTTGTGCAGCGACATCCTGCAACCAAGCGCCCACGGCGCGAGACTTCGGAAGCTTGAAATCAATCTCCTCTATAAAAAACTGAATTGGTTTGGCCATTCCTCAGATGTTGAAGACCATTTCCACACGGCGACCAGAGTCTTGAAAATGGATCTCATCGGAAAGTTGACGCATGAGAAATACCCCACGCCCGCTCTCACGCATCACATTTTCAGGAGCTGTTGGATCAGGCAATGACTCAGGATCGAAACCATTTCCTTCGTCCTCAACCGCCATCATGATGCGATAGGGGTTCAAGGATGCACAACGGATGCGCACCACTTTTGAGCCATCTCCTCGGTTGCCATGTCGAATGGAATTGTTGACAGCTTCCGTTACCGCAATCATTACGTTTCCGAAGACGTCGTCTTTGAAACCCAAGAAGTCGCGAATTTCCTCGATGAATTGCTCCACCTCCAGAATCCGCTCCGGGTTGCTCGTGATCTCTAGTTCTTTGACCATTTGCGCCACTGCCTGCATTATATCAATCGTTGGACTGTTCCAGCAATTTAAAGTATTTTTCAATCAAGTTAATAAAATCGGTAGAATACTCAAGTTGATTGCTCTTGAGCAACTCTTGCCTGATCTTGTTCTTGTACTCCTCCAATTCCAACTGATCGGGTGAGACGCGATCATTTTCACGACCGGTACGCGACTCCCGCTGTTGTTCAAACTCCTCCTTTTCACGCACCGCCTTGAAGCTGTCGAGGAGTCGATTCAAAATCTGCTCTTGACGGCGCATCGTACGTTCCGTCAAAATCTGATTCTTCAACTCATCCTCAGTGTCCTTCATTTCTTGCATGATTTGGCCCATGTCGCCCAAACCGCTTTTTCCGCCTTTGCCAATTTTCTCGTGTGCTTCCTTCAGTTGCATCCGCAACATCTCTTGCATCTTGCCCATCTCGGCCAACTTCTTGGGGTCTGTCCCGGGACCTTTGTTGAGCATGTCTTGCATCATCTTGTTCAACTCCCCTTGCTTCTTGCTCATGCCCTTCATGTCAGAGTTGCTGCCACCGGGCTTTTTGCACATACCCATGCCACCCTTCTTGTTCTTCATCTGCTCTTGCATCTGCTGCATCACGTCGGTGAGCATGTTCGCAAGATTATTGATGCTGGTCATGGCCGCATGCTGATTTTCAGTCACACGTGGGAGGTATTTGTTTTCCATACTTTCCTGGGCGGCATTCATGCTTTTGAGGATCGTACGGCTTTCGTCGGTGATGAACTTTTCAATCTGAAACACGCGTTTGGCCAAGGCATCAAGACTATCCTTGATCATGTACATGTCGTCCAGCATCTGCTTTTGCTGCACTTCCTTTTCCACCAAGGCCGGGTCGTTCCCGCGAATCTCTTTTAATTCGTTGCGCAAATCCTCCTGACGAAACGAAAGGCGGAGCAGGTTCTCGAGCAAGTAACGAAGGTCCTCCATGTTTTCCTCGTCTTGCTGTTGCTGACCAGCCTCCATCATGGATTGCATATCCTCCTTCATCTTTTTCATCTTCTCAGAAGATTTCTTCTGCGATTCGGAACCGGACTTCTTCTCCTTTTGCTCGATTTGCTCGCCAGCGTCATCCATTTCCTGTTGAGTTTCTTCACCCAACTTCTCCAGATCCTCCATCTTTTCAGCATCAGGAGTCTGGGTCTCCTTTTTCATTTCTCCCAACTCTTTGAGGTCCTTTTGGACATCCTTCATCTCTTCACTCAACTTCTCTTGCTTGTCAGCAATTTCCTTCATCTTTTCCTCATCCGATTTGTTGGTTTCCTCCAACTTCTCGTTGAGCATGTCTTCTTTCTTCTTGAGGTTGTCGAGCTTCTGCACGATCTCCTCACTCTTTTGCTCCACCTCCAATTGCTTCAGCAGGGCCAAGGTCTGTTCCAAAGCCTTTTCAAGATCCTCCTGCTTCATCTCCATCTCCTCCATCATCTTCTTCATCTCCTTGGGATCCATCTTGTCCATCTGCTCCTGCATCTTCTTCATGTAGTCCTCAAGTTTATCGTCCTTGAGTTTCTCTAGAAGTTGATTCAGCTTTTCATACTTCTCCATGGTGCGCTCGGTCACCATTTCATTGTTTTGCAGGGTCTCTTTATTCTCTTTGAACTCCTTTTGGGTTTGCTCGATGCGCTGTTGCACATCTTTGTTCTTCTCGAGCAATTTTTCGAGTTCTTTTTTGTCATCATAGCTCAAACCCTTCTGGTTCAGCATCTTCTCTTGATATTTCTCCAGAGCTTCGCGCACCTCCTTGGCCTCTTTAGCCAATTGCTCGACCTCCTTCTCCATCTTGTCCTGATTTTCCTCTACCTCCTCAAACTTCTTTGCGAGGCTTGGGAAATTGACGCGAAACACGGCACTCGTGCTTGCTTTTGGACCGGAAACGAAGTCATTGTCCATTACCTTCACGAAATACTCCACTACATCGCCTTCCTCCATTCCCAATTGCTGCAAATCAACTTCGAGTCCTTTGTGCTGGAACAATTCGCGTGGATCAACTTTGACGGGCATCGATTTATACTCACCCTCCACCTTGTCGATGTTTTCACTTTTGGAGAAGCGGTAATGCAAACTCAGGTTGCTGAACCCAAAATCATCGCTGATCTCAAAATCCAGCGGCATGAACATCGTGAAGTCGGCTTGAAACTCTTGCGCCGCATTATTTACGAAAATCGTGGGAAACCTGTCCTGAATCACGTCGATGTGGTAGCGCACAGTATCCACATTGGGAATCTCACGTTTCGACACCAGGCTAATAAAGTAGCCCTCATTTGCCAAAACTGTCTTTTCATGCGTAAAGCGTCCAGGAACCATCGACGTCTTGAGCGGTACAGTGTCAGCGCCGTAGTACGTGGCCTCCTTGATCGAACCGTTGACATCCACCAACCATTTCACCGACGTTCCACGTAGCACTTTCAAATCCCCGATATTGTCAGAGAGCGTATCGTCTGCCATTCCCGTATAGCCTGGGTAGTCCACGACCACTTTAAAATTCTTGATCGCCGGCCGGGTTAAGACCTCAACACCATAGATTTCAGAGTTAACCTCTTCATTACCAATTTTATAATTGAAATTTTCTTTGATGTCGTTGAATTCAAAGGCAAACTCGTCTGTGCGCAGTTGATCCATCGGATAATGCACAAACTCTGACTCAGAGGCCTTCTTGATATAGAGATATAAATCTTTGGGCAACTCCTCACCCTCGACGGTTGCTGTCAGTTTGAAATCTTGACCGGCGATTAATTCCTTCGGATGGTTCTCCACCAGGATCTTAAAAGGCGGAGGAGGAATGAATTCCTGATTGTAATTCAGCAATCGCGTAGTACCGTTGCTCAAAACATCGGGCATGACAATCCCAAGCAACAAAAACAACAGCAATGGAATCGCCAAATACCGTGCAAATTTCCAGTTGACATTGAGATTGATGGCCTTTGCGAATGGAATAGGGGCAAGATCTTCGGTCTTCTTTTGAATGGCAGCAGCCAACAGCGCGTTATCGTTTCCACCTGAAAATGAACGCAATTCAAGGAGATTCAACAACTTATCATCAATCTCGGGGAAGTGCCTCCTGACCAAGCTTGCAATTTCAGTGTCTGTCAGCGGTTTGCTCAGGTTGAGCAATTTGGACAACGGCCAAACGATTGCATAGGCCGTAACACCCAAAAGCGTAAGTCCCAACGCATAAAACATTCCCGTGCGAACGCCACTCGAAAATCCCAGCAAACCTTCGCCAGTAACGGAAAGAAAAAACATGGAAGAACCCAACAAAAGCAATCCAATGCTTCCGCGAATGATTCGATTTACGTAGAACTTCCTGCGAAATTCTTTGATATGCCCCCAAAGAAGATTCTCAGTTGTATTCACAAATTGCTCCTTTCACTACTCAAAAGGCCCATCAAAACGATGTAGACGGCCAACATCCACAAACCAAAGTTCAAGTTCCAGAAAAAACACGGGACATTCAAGACCGAAGCCAATGCCCCGATTCTTAAAACGTAAACATCAGCCCCGATGTTTCATCAAAAGACTCAATAATCCAGGGACTTGATCCCATATCACCAATCTTGCGATTGCAGCGGCTCCGATCAGAAGGCTCACCACCATCACCGGATTGCTGTATCCAATCGCTGCAACGGTACCGGAAAAAATCGGCCATTGACCCAACAACGGATTCCATCCACTACCAATCCAATAGCTCAAAAGGTCCAGAACGAGACAGAAAAATAGAAATAGCATACCTGCGACCAGCAACCCATAAATCCATTTTGCAGTTTCAAGTGCTACCTTTCCCAACTCGATCGTCGTTAGAATTTCAACCTCACATGCACAGGCGCATGATCGCTATGCACCGCATCCTGAAAAATATTCGCATCCACGACATTGGCAGCCAAGGCTTCGGCAACGAAATGATAATCAATCCGCCAGCCTTTGTTTTGCTCCCGGCTCTTAAACCTGAATGACCACCAGCTGTACTGATGCGGTTCAGGATGAAACATCCGGTAGCTGTCGCGAAATCCAATTTCCAGAAAACGTGACAGCCAAGCCCGCTCGTGTGGCAAAAAACCAGAACTGTTTTTGTTCGAAACCGGATTGTGAATGTCGATTTCCTTGTGGCAAATGTTAATGTCTCCACAAATCACCAACCTCGGAACTGTTTTGCTCAATTCTGAGATGTAAGTGTAAAAGTCCTCCATGAATACTTCCTTGAATCCTTGCCGATCTTCACCGCTGGATCCTGAAGGAAGGTAAACATTCAACAGGGAAAATTCCGGAAAATCCAGACGGATGACGCGACCTTCGCGGTCGTATTGCTCCATTCCACAGCCATAGGTCACATTCAGTGGCGCATGCTTGGTGTAAATGGCTACTCCGCTATATCCTTTTTTCTCCGCTGGGAACCAGTAACTCGTATAACCATCCGGGCTATGCAGCTCAGGGGTCAAATCCGTCGGCAAAGCCTTAAGTTCCTGAAAACAAATGATATCCGGATTCGCAGTACCCAACCATTCCAACAGACCTTTGCTCGCTGCCGAGCGAATGCCATTCACATTGTAGCTGATGATCGAATATTCCATTTTCTAATCCTTGAAGTGGTTCCAGCCCTGTGCCTGCAAGGGCAACATACTGCCATTGGCAGTAATCAAATTCACGCCAGCGATTTCCTCAACAATATGGCCAATGATGGTCACTCCCTTCATCGTTTTGATCTTGTCGTAATGCTCGAGAGAGACAGTGAAAAGCAATTCATAGTCCTCGCCACCGTTTAAGGCCATCGTCAAGGCCGGGATTCCAAGGTCTTCTCCCACCAAGATGACTTCATGGTCGATCATGATCTTGTCTTCGTAGATGGTCGCACCCTTCTTGCTTTGTTTGCAGATATGCAGCAAGTCACTTGCCAAGCCATCGCTTAGATCAATCATCGCAGTCGGCTTGATCCCGTTTTCCCGCAGCAAACGTACAACGTCGCCACGCGCTTCGGGCTTCAGCTGCCTACCGACGACATAATCACGACCGACTAGATCGGGTTGAACGCCAGGGTTTTTCAGAAAGACAGCTTTTTCGCGTTCCAGCACTTGCAAGCCAGCGTAGGCACCACCGACATCACCCGAAATACAGATCAAATCGTGCTCTTTTGCGCCAGAACGGTAAACAACATCAGCTTTTGCGGCCTTTCCGATGGCAGTCACGCTGATCACCATCCCGACACGGCTACTTGAAGTATCGCCGCCGATCAAATCCACGTCGTAGTGATCACAGGCAATCTGAACCCCTTCGTAAAACGCGTCCATTGCTTCGACCGTGAACTTGCTGCTCAAGGCAACCGACATCGTAATCGCAAACGGCTTGCCGTTCATGGCGTAGATATCACTCAGATTTACCACAACCGATTTGTAACCCAGGTGCTTCAACGGCACGTACCTGAGGTCAAAGTGCACGCCTTCGATCAGTAAATCCGTGGTAACCAAATGCACTTCCTTTTCGGAAACGGCATAAACGGCGGCATCGTCGCCAATCCCCTTGACCACATCGGGGTTATGATTCTCAAACTCGCGGGTGAGATGTTCGATCAGCCCAAATTCCCCTAATCGGGAAATCGGCGTGAGATCCTCTGCATTTTCATCAAACATGGGGACAAAGATAGAGCAAAAATTGCCGAAGCAAGCCGCAGAAATCAGAGACCCAACTGCGCGCTGATTTCCAGCATCCGCTGAATCGGCAGGAGCGCCTGAGAGCGAAGTGGTTCAGGCACATCCACTTCCGGCATTTCGTATTTCATCGAGATATAAACTTTCTCCAGCGTGTTGAGCTTCATGTGCGGGCAATCGTTGCAAGCGCAGGTCCCTTGATTGGGCGCAGCGATGAAACGCTTGTTTGGACTTGCTTTTTCCATCTGATGAATGATCCCTGATTCGGTGACGACGATAAACTCCTCGGCCGAACTTTTCTTCGTAAAATTCAGCAGACCACTTGTGCTGCCGATGTAGTCCGCCATTTCCAGAACCGGGTCTTCGCATTCTGGATGGGCAATGATTTTTGCATTCGGATGGCGCATCTTCAGCTCCGCGAGTTTTTTCCGGGAGAAAATTTCGTGCACCATGCAGGCACCGTCCCAAAGAATCATGTTGCGACCGGTGAGTTTGTTGATGTAGGCGCCCAGGTTCTTGTCCGGTGCAAAAATCAGCGGCTGATCTTTTGGGAAGCTCTCGACGATCCCGACGGCATTGGTGCTTGTGACCACGACATCGCTCAGGGCCTTGAGGCCGGCCGAGCAGTTGATGTAAGTCACCACTTTGTGGTCGGGGTACTTTGCTTTGAATTCGGCGAAAAGATCCGGCGGGCAGCTGTCGCTCAACGAGCAGCCTGCGTTGAGATCCGGCAAAACCACTTTTTTTGAAGGATTGATGATTTTTGCTGTTTCCGCCATAAAATGCACGCCGGCAAACAAAATCAGATCCGCGCTGGTTTTTTCAGCTTGCTGCGCCAAACCCAAGCTGTCGCCCACGTAGTCGGCGATGTCTTGAATATCCGGCTCCTGATAGTAATGCGCGAGCAGCACGGCATTCTTTTCGCGCTTCATCCGGTTGATTTCTGCGAAGAGATCCAATGTTGGATCCACCTCGATGTCGAGAAAGCCAATGCGCTTCACCGCCTTCTTCTTATCTTCCAATATATCTATCATCTTATTTTATATTCTTCTTCTTTTAAATGTTGTAGTAGTATATGTCGTGTGGATTGTGTGTAAAAGTAATGTGTATTCGACTTGATTTTAACGTTAACCACACTTGAGGATTCTTATACACATCAAAGTTAAAAATATTTGGTTCAGCATCATTGACTTAACACCGCTCATTCACATTCCCACATTCGAAGGTGTAAGTTATGGTCTGGATAAGTTTCCACTGTGGAAGACGTGCATCGAATGTTGGTAAATCGACCCTGATCCACATGCCTGTGGATAGTCAAAATTGAAAGTTGGCACATGCCTGCGGATCTGATTTTGCAAGCCAACTTATGAGAAAGAACCCACAGGGTTATCCAGATTTTATGTGTCTTGAGTGTGGAATTCTTAGTTATCATTATCAGGCATTTACAATACTTATCATTTCCTTTGTGGAAAACCGAAAAGCGGTAAAAAACGGGAATTTCAAATGGTAAAGAAGATAGAGGCGGCCGAATTTGTACAAATTTCAAGGGAATTGCCCGTTTTGGATGTGCGTTCGCCCGGCGAATTCAAGCAAGGGCATGTGCCCGGAGCAATTTCATTTCCGCTGTTTGACGATACCGAAAGGGCGGAGGTGGGTACACTTTACAAGCAAGTCGGTCAAGTACAGGCGGTCGAGCGTGGGCTGGAAATCGTTGGCGGAAAAATGCGTGGGATGTTTGCCGAAGGGTTGGCCCATGCCAAAAATGGAAAGCTGATGGTGCATTGCTGGCGAGGAGGCAAGCGGAGCGAATCGGTGGCGAATTTGTTAGCGGTCGCTGGTTTGGAAGTCTATTTGCTGAATGGCGGTTACAAGTCGTACCGTCGTTGGGTTTTGGAGCAATTCCTTCCAAAACAGAATTTTCTCGTCATCGGCGGCCTGACCGGCACGGGAAAGACGAGAATTTTGCATCACCTCGGCATGATGGGACAGGCAATTTTGGACATCGAAGGCCATGCAGCCCACCGCGGGTCGGCCTTCGGCCGACTTGGACAGACCGTTTACGTTTCGCCGCAACAGTTTGAAAACGGAATGGCCAACGATTTGGCCGTTTTGAATGGACGCAGCATTTGGATTGAAGACGAAAGTCGGGTCCTGGGCAGCCTCATTTTACCGCAGGCATTCTGGGATCAAAAGCAGGCGGCCCCGGTCTTTTATGTTGAGATTCCGGATGAAGATCGGGTTCGTATGCTGCTTGAGGACTACGGATCGGTAGACCATGCGGGCGTTGCAGCTTCCATTGCCAAGATCACAGAAAATTTGGGTGGCCTTCGGGCGCGTCAAGCACTGGATGCACTGGAAGCAAATGATGGGGAGGCGTTGACCAGGATGCTGCTGGCCTATTACGACAAACTCTACCGCAACTCGCTTTCGGTAAAGTCCCAAGAAAATGTACACCACCTCAAATTCGAGCGGTTTGATCTCGGTGAGATTTCTCAAGCGTTGATGGAAAAGGCGACGGAACTCGGTTATGCGCTCGGCCCGACATTGACACATATATAAGGTGTGCTGCTTGATCCTGGAGGGAACTAAATTTTCGCTGTAGCGGTGTCTTGGGATTGGCTATTTCTAAAAACGCAAAATCCACTTAAATTTGATCATGATGAATGCCTTTCTCGCTCCCAAGCACTTGCGGTCCATGCGGATGGTGGCCATATTGGCAATTGGTTTCATGACATTGACCAGTGGCAGCGTCAAGGCATGGGGATTTTGGGCACATCAGCGCATCAACCGGATGGCGGTATTTACGCTTCCGCCACAGATGATGCATTTTTACAAGAAGAATATCGACTACCTGACCGACCATGCGGTTGATCCCGACATGCGTCGATACGCAGTAGACGGCGAAGCCGCCCGTCATTACATCGACGTGGATCATTATGGGGAATACCCATTTGAAATGGTTCCACGCAAATGGCAGGATGCCGTGGACAAGTTCACGGAGGATTCCTTGATGGCCTATGGCATCGTGCCTTGGCACATACAAAGGCATTATTTCTGGTTGGTCGATGCATTCCGCGAAGAGAATCCGGCAAAAATTTTGAAGGCAAGCGCCGATATCGGGCACTACATCAGCGACAGCAACGTGCCTTTGCATACAACCGAGAACTACAATGGTCAATTTACCGGCCAAAAGGGAATTCATGGCCTTTGGGAGTCAAGATTGGTTGAGCTTTTTGCCTTGGATTACGACTTTTACATTGGTCAATCGGCCTATTTCGGTGATATGAACGCCGAAGCATGGCGTTGGGTGCTTGAATCCCATCTTGCACTGGACTCTGTGCTGAGTTTTGAGAAGAAATTGACTGAAAAAATGTCATCTGACCAGAAATACAGCTTCGAAAACCGAAACAACGTCTTGGTCAAAGCCTACAGCAAGGCATTTTGTACTGCATATCACCAAATGCTGAGTGGAATGGTCGAGCGCCGCATGCGCGCATCCATTGCTCGTGTCGGTTCGGTTTGGTACACTGCCTGGGTCGATGCAGGTCAGCCCGATTTGAAGAAACTGCTCGAAAAAGAGTTGATAGAGGAAAAAGAAACCGAGGATAAAAAGTTGAAGATCAATGACAGGGAGGCTGGAGACATTGGAGCCGTCCTGGATCCGCGGGAAATGCTTTTTGGCACGTGTTGCGGCCATCGCATGGGCCCATGCAACGAGAAGATGCCTCAGATCGACTCTTGCAATCCAATGCTGAAATCCGGAGGAGTAGCGAGATCAGTTCCGGATCAGCACGGCCATTGAAATTGGCTTTTGCAACACCAATAGTTGCAAAACCAAACTATTTTCGCACTTTTAGCGGTAGAGAAAAGCGAAAGTATTTGTTGATGATCCAAAAGTCCGTTCCATCTAGTCGCATCGCATTTTGTGTCACCGCATTGGTGCTCATGTATTTGTTGCCTGTGCGGCTGCACGCACAAGACAGTTATCAGTCGCTGTACAATGCAAATGCGATCCAAAAGCACAAGATCCGATGCATGACGGTGGAGTTTTTTGCGGCTGCAGGGGGAGTGGATTCTGTTGTGCCAGGCTCCCGAATTCCTGACTACCGTGAACGCTTTTTCTACAACGATAGTGGCCAAATCGAGCGATACGAGGCAGTCAATCCCAATATTCGGCTTCAAAATCAATCTGGTTCGCAGTTAAGCGCGCGCTATGAATACAGTGACAATGGCCTTACCACTCATCGTCACGATACGACTGTATTTGGAAACAGCAGTGAATGGCATTTCCGCAAGGATGCGCAAGGTCGTCGTTTGGGTGAGGAAATGTTTTTGCCTGATATTGAGCAGCCCGTTGCGACCCGACAGTATTTTTACGACTACAAGGGACGGTTGGAGAAGCGCAAAACCGTACATGGCCACAACAATCCCGGCCGCAAAGAAGATTGTGCGCTGACCTTCTATGTCCATGATTATCAGAGCTTCAACGCAACCGTTCTCTCTTCACAGGAAATGGCGCGTTGCGTCTGCGAATTGGAATACCTTGACGTGGATCGCAGGCCGGTGAGAAGGATTGCCTACGATTCGTTGGGTGTCATGACCGAAACCGTGCTGCTCAATTACGACCATACAGGAAAGCCGATCAGGCTTGAAATTCGCGATAAGTCCGGGATCAATGTCGTCGCGTTTGCCGACATCATCTATGAGCGCAACGGTTTGGTGAAGGTAAATATCAGCGGAAGTGGAAGCATTTTTGATGCTGAACTCTCAAAGCTCGCCACCCGTAGCCGCGAATTTATCACCGACCATTGGGCAGATTGGCGCCTGTTGCGGGAAATCAGGATCCTTCAAGGAAAACGTGAATTTGCCCGTTACCTTTTCAGCTACGACCTCCGCAGTTAGGATTTTGCAGGACCATTGTAGTAATCCATCAGGCTGAGTTTGGCAAGAATGGCCTCTGTGGCTCCCGTCTTGCTTTTCATATAGGCGATGTTTTTCGATCTCGCATCCGCCAGCAATTCCGGATCCGTCAACCATTGTTCCAGCGCCAAACGCAGTTCGTCCGAGTCGTTGACCATAGTCGCGGTACCGAGTTTGACCATGTCTACAGCTTCTTCGAATCGCGTGTGATTCGGCCCAAAAATCACGGGATTGCCGTAGATCGCAGGTTCTTGCGTATTGTGAATGCCCACACCAAAGCCACCACCGATGTAAACCACGTCTGAATAATGGTAGAGGCGCGAAAGCATCCCGACATTGTCGATCCAAAGCACGTCGGTGGAGTCGATGGCCTGATCCAGTTGACTGTACTTTGCCATGTAATCGGGGGAGGATGCGATCAAACGGTCGATGTGTTGCGGATGGATTTCGTGGGGGGCGATGATCCAGCAAAGATCTGCACGCCGCATGCTTTTGATCACGGAAAGGACGATGTTTTCGTCTGGCGGCCAAGTACTTCCGACGACGATGCATCTGCGGTGCCTGACAAATTCTGCGATTCCCGGAACCTCCTGAAACTTGGAGGGCAATTCGGCAACCCGGTCAAACCGCGTATCTCCTGCAACGCTGATGCGGTCAGAGCCGGTAAATTTCTCCAGCAGGATCGCGCTGCTTTTGTCTTGGGTGAAGATCCAGGAAAATGAGCGAAGCGCCCTGCGGTAGGAAAATCGAAGAATGCTTTTGAAAAACTTGCTTTGTTCGCGCATCAGCACGCTCACCAGCACCATGTGGATCGAGCGTCGGTGCGTTTCCTCGATGAAGTTGAGCCAAAGATCGTATTTCACGAATACAACGAGGCTGGGCTGCACAATGTCTAAAAAGGTAATGGCATTGCGGCGGGTGTCGAGCGGAAGGTAACAAATATGGTCGGCCAGCGGGTAGCCCTTCCGAATTTCATAGCCGCTTGGGCTGAAGAAGGTGAGAAGTATCTTTTGCTCGGGGTGCGAAGCTTTGATGGCCTCGATCAATGGTCGGCCTTGTTCAAATTCGCCGAGGGACGAGCAATGAAACCAAACCCAATTTTCACCGTCCTTCACACCGTCAGCCAGGCGCTCTTGCCAATCCCATCGGCCTGCTATCCACAACTTGGCTTTCTCATTGAAAACCGATGCCAGCCCGATCGCCCAGCGGTACGCCCAAATGCCGATGTTGTAGAATATGCGCATGCGAAGGGGAGGGGTACAGCGGGTACCTTTTAGTAATAGTATTCTTTTTCGGGGGCAGATTTGTAGATCGGGAAGGTCCAGCCCGCTTTCAATCCGACGAGAAGGTCCAGCCTTTTAGCCTCATCCTTCACCCCGGTATCAAAATTAAAGTCACGACGCGACTGCGTAAAGCTTTGGCTGAATTCTGCACCGACAAAAAAATTGGTGAATCGATTGTTGCCAAAGTGTCGAAAACCAAACCCTTGTACGAGCCCAAACCCATTCGTGAGCCGATCGTAGCCCTTTAAATAGGGTTTTGACAGATAGGGCACATTGTCCCCAATGGCTTGTACAGCAATTTTGTGCTGAATGAATTG contains the following coding sequences:
- the nadA gene encoding quinolinate synthase NadA, with amino-acid sequence MIDILEDKKKAVKRIGFLDIEVDPTLDLFAEINRMKREKNAVLLAHYYQEPDIQDIADYVGDSLGLAQQAEKTSADLILFAGVHFMAETAKIINPSKKVVLPDLNAGCSLSDSCPPDLFAEFKAKYPDHKVVTYINCSAGLKALSDVVVTSTNAVGIVESFPKDQPLIFAPDKNLGAYINKLTGRNMILWDGACMVHEIFSRKKLAELKMRHPNAKIIAHPECEDPVLEMADYIGSTSGLLNFTKKSSAEEFIVVTESGIIHQMEKASPNKRFIAAPNQGTCACNDCPHMKLNTLEKVYISMKYEMPEVDVPEPLRSQALLPIQRMLEISAQLGL
- the thiL gene encoding thiamine-phosphate kinase, producing the protein MFDENAEDLTPISRLGEFGLIEHLTREFENHNPDVVKGIGDDAAVYAVSEKEVHLVTTDLLIEGVHFDLRYVPLKHLGYKSVVVNLSDIYAMNGKPFAITMSVALSSKFTVEAMDAFYEGVQIACDHYDVDLIGGDTSSSRVGMVISVTAIGKAAKADVVYRSGAKEHDLICISGDVGGAYAGLQVLEREKAVFLKNPGVQPDLVGRDYVVGRQLKPEARGDVVRLLRENGIKPTAMIDLSDGLASDLLHICKQSKKGATIYEDKIMIDHEVILVGEDLGIPALTMALNGGEDYELLFTVSLEHYDKIKTMKGVTIIGHIVEEIAGVNLITANGSMLPLQAQGWNHFKD
- the mnmH gene encoding tRNA 2-selenouridine(34) synthase MnmH; protein product: MVKKIEAAEFVQISRELPVLDVRSPGEFKQGHVPGAISFPLFDDTERAEVGTLYKQVGQVQAVERGLEIVGGKMRGMFAEGLAHAKNGKLMVHCWRGGKRSESVANLLAVAGLEVYLLNGGYKSYRRWVLEQFLPKQNFLVIGGLTGTGKTRILHHLGMMGQAILDIEGHAAHRGSAFGRLGQTVYVSPQQFENGMANDLAVLNGRSIWIEDESRVLGSLILPQAFWDQKQAAPVFYVEIPDEDRVRMLLEDYGSVDHAGVAASIAKITENLGGLRARQALDALEANDGEALTRMLLAYYDKLYRNSLSVKSQENVHHLKFERFDLGEISQALMEKATELGYALGPTLTHI
- the xth gene encoding exodeoxyribonuclease III gives rise to the protein MEYSIISYNVNGIRSAASKGLLEWLGTANPDIICFQELKALPTDLTPELHSPDGYTSYWFPAEKKGYSGVAIYTKHAPLNVTYGCGMEQYDREGRVIRLDFPEFSLLNVYLPSGSSGEDRQGFKEVFMEDFYTYISELSKTVPRLVICGDINICHKEIDIHNPVSNKNSSGFLPHERAWLSRFLEIGFRDSYRMFHPEPHQYSWWSFRFKSREQNKGWRIDYHFVAEALAANVVDANIFQDAVHSDHAPVHVRLKF
- the ybeY gene encoding rRNA maturation RNase YbeY, translated to MAKPIQFFIEEIDFKLPKSRAVGAWLQDVAAQHGCTVQEINYIFVSDAYLLGLNQDFLKHDTLTDIITFPHSEEDSKDLAADIYISVERVRENAASFGVAFGDELHRVMAHGLLHLAGFKDKDAKSKKEMRAAEDAAIAMFPR
- a CDS encoding ATP-binding protein is translated as MVKELEITSNPERILEVEQFIEEIRDFLGFKDDVFGNVMIAVTEAVNNSIRHGNRGDGSKVVRIRCASLNPYRIMMAVEDEGNGFDPESLPDPTAPENVMRESGRGVFLMRQLSDEIHFQDSGRRVEMVFNI